The sequence CGGTCGCTCAGCACCGTTTGCAACTGTTCGGCAAACGCATCCATCGGATCGCACGCGCCCGAAAACATCATCTGAATCGGATCGTGGTCGAGGTAAGTGAGCAAGTCTTCGACCTCGCGCACGGCGTGCCAGTACTTTTCCAGGTAACGCTGCAAGGCACGGTTGCTGGCCGAAATGCCTTCCAACACCATCACGCCGTGACCGTGCGGGTCGTCGCAACAAATCACATCCGCGCCGAATGCGCGGCCCGCGTGCACGACCTGCTGCGCCAACCCCACCTTGAGTGGGTGATAGCCCAGCGTCGCCAGTGTCGTCACGTCTTTAGTCAACGCGCCATTGTGCGAAACCAGCAGCACGTCCAATTGCAATTCCTGAATCAGTTGATGCGCTGAACCAAAGCGGCGACCGGTGACCAGCGCGACCTTGACACCTTGGGCTTGCGCAGCGGTGATAGCGGCGCGCGTGCGCGGCGTGAGTTCGCTACGATAGGTGAGTAATGTCCCGTCAATGTCGAGCGCGATGAGTTTGATTGGCATAGCGCGAAGCTACCATCCCACCTAAGACAATTTCAAATTCGGGATTTGAAATTTGAAATTGAAATGCCGTCGGCCCGCGTGTAGGCTCTCCGCGCATCCCAAACACAAGGAAACACCACGAACGTTATGACAAAAAAAGCATTGATTACCGGTATCACCGGCCAGGACGGCAGTTATTTGACCGAGCTGCTGCTCGGCAAAGATTACGAAGTCTACGGCATCATGCGCCGTTCCAGTTCGTTCAACACCGGGCGCATTGACCACCTTTACCAAGACCCGCACCTGCAGGGACGGCGGTTGCATCTGGTTTACGGCGACCTGAATGACGCCAGTTCGCTCAATAAGATTTTGCGCGACGTGCAGCCGGATGAGATTTATAACCTGGGTGCGCAATCACACGTGCGCGTTAGCTTCGATATTCCCGAATACACGGCGGAAGTCGGCGCGATGGGCACGTTACGCTTGCTCGAAGCCATCCGCGAAACGGGCTTGAAACACACACGCTTCTATCAGGCCTCTTCGTCTGAACTGTACGGCAAAGTGCAGGAAGTGCCGCAGACCGAACGCACGCCGTTTTATCCGCGCAGTCCCTACGCCGTCGCCAAACTGTATTCATACTGGATCACGGTCAATTACCGCGAGAGCTATGGCCTGTATGCCTGCAACGGCATTCTCTTCAACCACGAATCGCCCCGGCGCGGCGAAACCTTTGTCACGCGCAAAGTCACCCGCGCGGCAGCGGCCATCAAACTGGGCTTGCAAGACAAACTTTATCTCGGCAACCTCGACGCCAAGCGCGACTGGGGCTACGCACCGGAGTTTGTCGAGGCGATGTGGCGGATGTTGCAACAGGACGAGCCGGACGATTTTGTGATTGCCACGGGCGAGACGCACACGGTGCGTGAACTTTGCGAAACTGCCTTTGGTCATTTGGGGCTGGATTACCAACAGCACGTCGAGATTGACCCGCGCTACTTTCGCCCGGCCGAAGTGGATTTGCTGATTGGCGATCCATCCAAAGCCAAACAGAAACTGGGCTGGCAATCGCAGGTTACGTTCAAGGAATTGGTGCGGATTATGACCGAGGCTGATCTGATGGATTTGCAGGGCAAACAACGGCCTGTTGGCTAAATCAGGTTGCTGAAGTAAGCAAGGTTTCAGTTCACCGCAAGACGGCGAAGCCTTTGGAGTGCGGCGGCCTGGTGCCGCTTTCCGTTTGAGGCTAACTGCTTTAGGTTCTACTGCGTTCGTCAGGGGCAAACAAAAAGCGGCGTCAGGCCGCCGCACTCCAAAGATAAAGCACACGCGGCTGATTACAGCAAAAAAGCGCGTGCTTTTTTCTTTGGGGTGATTACGTTATCATCGCCGCTCTTTTTGACCGTAAACAATAACCCACAGGTGAGAACGCAGAGGATTATGGCGACTGAAGCAACAACGCTCGATCTAAAAACGACTGTCAACCTACCCAAGACCGACTTCCCGCTCAAAGGCAATCTGGCGCAAAACGAACCGCTGCGTTTGCAAAAGTGGGAGGCTCTCGGCCTTTACGAGAAATTGCGTGAAGCGCGCGCGGGCCAGCCCTTGTTCGTTTTGCACGATGGGCCGCCGTATGCCAACGGCAATATTCACATCGGCACTGCGCTCAACAAGATTCTCAAGGATTTCGTCGTCAAATCGCGTTCGATGATGGGGTATTGGGCGCCCTACATTCCCGGCTGGGATTGTCACGGCCTGCCCATTGAGATCAAGGTCGAAGAGGAACTCAAAAAGAACAAGCAGGAACTCGACCGCCTGACCATTCGCAAGGCGGCGCGTGTTTACGCCGACAAGTATGTCGGCTTGCAGCGCGAAGATTTCAAACGGCTGGGCGTGTTTGGCGAATGGGAAGACCCTTACATCACGATGGCCCCGCGCTATCAGGCCAACATCGTGCGCGCCTTCGGCAAATTCGTAGAGCGCGGCGCGGTTTATAAAGGCTCGCGCCCGGTGCATTGGTGCATCAGTTGTGTCACCTCACTGGCCGAGGCCGAAGTTGAATATGCCGATCACACGAGCTATTCGGTCTATGTGAAATTCGCCTTCCCAGATGCGGCGAAAGTTGATCAGGCGTTGGCGGGCAAGAATGTCAGCATCATCATCTGGACGACAACGCCGTGGACGCTGCCCGCGAACCTGGGCATCAGTCTCAATCCGAAATACGAGTACAACGCCGTTGCTGTCGGTGATGACGTCTTCATCGTTGCCAACGGTTTGTTGGAAGCGGTCGCGCAGAAACTTGGCTGGGAGAGCTACGAAATCATTGGCACCTACAGCGGCGAGGCATTCGACCGGCTGAAAGCGCGCCATCCCTTCGTTGACCGCGACAGCTTGTTGATGCTGGGCGATCACGTCACGCTTGATGCGGGCACGGGCGCTGTGCACACCGCGCCGGGGCATGGGTACGAAGACTTTCTGATTGGCCGCGAGTACGGGCTGGAAATCTATAACCCGGTGGATTCGCGCGGCTATTTCATGAAAGACGTCGAGCATTTTGCCGGACAACGCGTGGTTGCTTTGAACAAGAACGATGCCGATGCCAACAAAGCCGTTATCGCGCATCTCGAAGCCATCGGCGTGTTGCTCAAATCCGAAAAGTTCAACCACTCCTATCCGCATTGTTGGCGCTGCCGCAACCCGGTGATCTTCCGCGCGACGCCGCAATGGTTCATCTCGATGGAAAAGAGTGGCCTGAATGCTGAAGCAGTCGCGGCCTGCGACAAGGTCGAATGGCATCCGTCGTGGGGCAACGAGCGGATGAAGAACATGTTCAAGGATCGCCCCGATTGGAACATCTCGCGCCAGCGCGCCTGGGGTGTCCCGATCACGGTCTTTTATTGCGAAGATTGCGGCGAAACGCTGCTTGATCCCAAGGTCATCAACCACGTCGCCGATCTGTTTGAGCAAGATTCCGCCGACGCCTGGTACGAACGCAGCGAAGCAGAATTGCTGCCACCCGGCACCAAATGCGCCGCCTGCGGTTCCGGCAAGCTCAGCAAAGAGCACGACATTCTGGACGTATGGTTCGATTCGGGCTGTAGCTGGATTTCGACGCTCGAACCGCGCGGCTTGCCTTATCCGGCGGATGTGTATCTGGAAGGTGGCGATCAGTTCCGCGGCTGGTTCAATTCGTCGCTGGTCATCGGCCTCGCCGTCAAAGGCACGCCGCCCTATCACCAGATCATCACGTATGGGTGGGCGGTGGATGGCGAAGGCAAGAAGATGTCGAAATCGCTCGGCAACACGGTCGAGCCGGAAAAGGTGATCAAACAGAGCGGTGCCGAAATCATCCGCCTCTGGTGCGCCGCACTCGATTACCACGAAGACATGCGCATCTCGAATGAAATCCTGACGCGCATCTCGGACGCCTATCGCAAGCTGCGCAACACGGCGAAGTATTGCCTGGGCAATCTCGCTGGCTTCGATCCAGCCACAGAACGCGTGCCTTTCGCGGAATTGCAGGAGCTTGACCGTTGGGCGTTGGGCGCCTTCAACGAAGTCGTCAAGAAGGTGCTCACCGGCTATGAGCAATACGATTTTATGACGGTCTATCAAACGCTCTATTCGTTTGCGACGGTCGAGTTGTCCTCGCTCTACTTCGACATCATCAAGGATCGTCTTTATACCTACGCGCCCAAATCGCTCGCGCGGCGTTCGGCGCAAACAGCACTCTATGAGATTGTGCATCGGATGGCGCGCTTGCTTGCACCAATCCTTGCGTTCACTGCTGACGAAATTTGGGAAAACATCCCTGGTGCAACAGCAACAGAAGAATCTGTTCACCTAGCACTTTTCCCTGAATATGAAAGCGATTGGTACGACAAAAAGTTATTAAGTGGTTACGAATCGTTATTTAAGTCTCGCAGTGTGGTAACTCCTTGGATAGAAAAGCGTCGTGCAAATAAGGAGATCGGTGCAAGCTTAAGGGCGAAATTACTTATTGATACGAACGATAACGAGTTACTCAATATTTTGTACTCGTTAAGCGAGGAGCAACGCAATGCCTTCTACATAGTTTCACAAGTGGTTCTGACGAAAATTGAGGCAGATACGTTAAAAACGGTGTATCGAATAGATTTAGCCGATGGGGTGAAATGCGAACGCTGCTGGCATTACACCACGGATGTTGGGGCGGACACGAGGTATCCGGGCGCGTGCGGCCGTTGCGTAAAGAACCTGGAGGAAATGTTGGGTACAGCCTAGTCTGGCAAACAAATGGAGGCCATATGTCAGAAGAACAAACGAAAGAATTGAATGGTAATTCGACCAACCCTTTGCCGATTGAAGAATTGGTGACACGGCACTTTAACGTCCTGATGACGCGGTTCGATCAAGTCGAGACGCGCCTTGGTCAAGTCGAGACGCGGCTCGGTCAGGTTGAAACGCAATTCAATGCCCGCTTCGATCATCTCGAAATTCGGATGGATCAAGCCGAACAGGATGTGCGCGAGGTGAAAACAGAAGTGCGCGAGTTGAGAACCGAGGTGCACGAAGTAAAAACCGAAGTGCAAGGAGTCAATGCGCATCTTTTCAAAATCGAAGAGCGCATCCGTGACCTGGATGACAAAGTGGATGCTTTTGTCCGCGAATCGCTTTTTCTCAAACGTGAGTTGCGTGATTTCCAGGCCTCGCTTAGTCCAAGGGCCTAGAACTATGCCGCTCAACTATGACAACCGCCGCTTCACCTCTGTCCGCAACTCCGCGAATGGCGAAGTCAGCGCCGCGACCGTGTTTGAATATCACCAGAGCGGCGCGCTGGTATGGGCGACCTACAGCGGTGGTTCGATTGTTTACGGGACGCTGATCGCCAAGATAGACGAACGGGATTACTTGGATATGCGCTATCAGCATCTGAATACGGCGGGCGAGTTGAGGACAGGCCGTTGTCATTCGAGGCCCGAAGTTTTACCCGATGGCCGCTTGCAGTTGCACGAGCAATGGCAATGGACGTCAGGTGACGGTTCGGCAGGCACGTCAGTGATAGAAGAAATACGGGATTGAGGTACCACGCAGTACGATGAACAGAAAGTATGCTTTTTGGCTGCTGTCCTTTCTCACCCTGATCGCCGATCAGGCGACCAAGTTTTGGGCGACAGCGCGGCTTAAGCCGGTCGGCATGATTGAGGTCATTCCGGGTTACGTTCGCTTTAGTTACGCGCTCAATCGCGGCGTGGCCTTTAGTCTATTTGCCGATGTGCAATTCAATATCAAATGGGTGTTGGCCGCAATTTCGGGGTTGGCGGCCATGATGGTCGTGCATTATCTGGCGCGCACGCCGTTCGCCCAGCGCCTGATGTGTTGGTCATTGTCGTTGTTGCTGGCGGGCATCTTGGGCAATCTGATTGATCGCATCCGGCTGGGCGAAGTGGTGGATTTCATCGAATTGCACTGGCGCGATCAATTCACCTGGCCGACCTTTAATATCGCGGATTCGGCGATTTGCATTGGCGCGGTTTTGCTGGCCTTGGAATTGTTGAAAGAAGAGCGCGCGGGCCACGCAAAGCCCGTTGCTGCGGCTGCCAATCCAAACCCCGCACCTGAAGAGGCCAGCTCGGCGGAATAGCCGCACCTTTTCGCAGGATAAAACACGCATGTTTCCAGACCTCTTCAAACTTCCATTTACCAATTTCACGCTCAACAGCTATGGCTTGTTGCTGGCGATTGCCTTCATCACCGGCCTGTTCGTCATGTCGCGGCTGGCCAAACGCGACGGTTTGCCGCAAGAGCGCGTGTACGATCTGGGCCTGTGGGTGCTGGCTTCGTCGCTGATCGGCTCGAAGCTGCTGATGATCATCACCGAATGGGATGTTTATTATCGTGATCATCCAGGCCAGATTTTCTCGCTGGATTTCTTCCGTTCGGGCGGTGTGTTTTATGGCGGTTTTATCGCCGCGATCATCGCGTCGGTGGTGGCGATGCGGCTTTACAAACTGCCCTGGTGGCGCACGGCGGACGCCTTTGCGCCGGGCATCGCCATCGGCCAGGCGATTGGGCGCCTGGGTTGTTACAGCGCGGGCTGTTGCTGGGGTGTGCCGACGACTTCGGCGCTGGGCGTGCAATTCAAAGAGCGCGGCCACGAGATCACCGGCGTGCCGACCATCGTGGCGCACCTGACCGATCCGGTGCAGCGCGAACTCTGGTCGAACAAGCTGGGCGGGTTGCTCGCGCCGCTCAAACTGCATCCGGTGCAGCTTTACGAAACGGGCGCGACCTTTGTGATCTTTCTGGTGTTACTGGCAGTCACGGGCCGCCGCCGCTTTCACGGGCAGGTGATGCTGGCGTATGCAATGCTGTACGCCGTGGTGCGCTTCACCATCGAACACTGGCGCGACGATCCGCGCGGCGAAGTCTGGAACCTTTCGACCTCGCAATTCATCGCGATTATTTTGTTTGTCGCCTCGCTCATTGCCTACATCTGGCGCGTGCGCAAGGTGACAACTACAGAACTGGCCGAGAATGCTGTCTGAACAAATGAAGCAGTGGTTGAAACCCTAGGCCTCGGCGCGCGGGTGTTTAGAGTTCCGCCTTTAGGCGGCGGCGCGTAGCGCCGGAATTACGCGCCTGCGGCGCGCCACCGCCTAAAGGCGGAACTCTAAACACCCGCGCGCGACGCGGTCTGGTTGAAGCTGAGTGTAGCCAATCCGCAATCCGCAATCTCATGCGTCTCGCTTACTTTAGTCCGCTCCCCCCCAGCAAATCCGGCATCGCCGATTACAGCGCCGAGTTGTTGCCGGCGCTGGCGCGGGGCGCGGACTTGTCCGTCTTTGTCGAAAAGCCGGATGAGTTGCGCGTGAATAAAAACAGCCAGCCGTATCAGGTCTTCGACGCGACGCACTTCGACGAATTGCACGGCCAGCAGCCTTTCGATCTGTGCCTCTATCATCAGGGCAACAACCCGCATCACGAATACATTTACGAACGCGCGCTGGCGACGCCGGGCTTGCTGGTCTTGCACGAACACTGTTTGCACCACCTGATCGCGTGGAAGACGCTGGGCCGCAAGGATGAGGCGGGGTATTGGAATGAGATGTTTTACGCCTATGGGCGGCGCGGCGCGCGTGTGGCCGTGGCGCGCGAAAACGATGCGGCCAGCGAATATCAACAGTTCCTCTTGCCGATGAATCGCCGCGTCGTCAGCCGCAGCCTGGGCATCGTGGTGCATAACGAATACGCCGCCGCGCAGCTTGAATTCGCGCCGGGCCAGGCGCTGCCGGTCGAGATCATCCCGCATCACCTGTCACCGCGCGTTTATGAACTGGATCAACTGGACAAGCTGGAATGCCGCCGCGCCTTTGGCTTGCCCGAAGACGCCTGGATCATCGCGTCGTTCGGCTTCGTCACCCAGTCAAAGCGCATTCCGACGTTGCTGAAAGCCTTCAAACGGCTGCAAGCGGTCGTGCCCAACGCGATGTGTCTGATCGTCGGCGAGGATCATTGGAAGTGGAGCGCCGCGCCTTTGATTGCCGAGATGGGTTTGCAACGCCATGTGCGACTGACCGGCTACACGGTCGAACGCGATTTCTTCCGCTATCTGAAAGCCGTGGATGTCGTCGTGAATCTGCGCTATCCGACGGCGGGCGAAACGTCGGGCACGTTGATTCGCGCGCTAGGCGCAGGCAAACCGGTCATCGTGTCTGACCACGGCCAGTTCGGCGATTTGCCCGATGATGTTTGTCTGAAAGTCACCGCTGGGCCGGAAGAAGAGCGCGAACTGGCGGCGCGATTGCGCGCGCTGGCTTGCCGTCCGAACCTGCGCGAAGGCTTGGGCGAACGGGCGTCGGCCTGGATTCGGGAAAACAACGAGGTGCAACGCTCGGCGGCGCGCTACCTGCAATTCGCCGAGCAGTTGATCGAAGGGCGCAAGCGCGGCAAAGCCCGGCAGCCGCAGCCCGTCGAATACAAACTCGATTTCAAAGAGGCCGCAACGATCAAGTTCGAGCACGCCGAGGCGCTGGATTACCTGCGCAACTTTTTCACCGACGATCCGAACGCCAGCGATTACATCCGCGTGCATGCGCGCCGCCTGTTGCGCACCGTTGAGTTGGTACCCAAAGGTTCCGCGTCGCAGCGTGCGCTCGAATTGAGCAGCTATCTGCATCTGCCGCTGCTGCTGCGGCATTACGGCGGGTATGGCGAATTGGCGGTGACCAACTGGTGGAAGGGCGAAACGCGTGAGCAGCAGCAAACCGTGCGGCACGCCGAAACGGGCGAGACGCTGAGCCTGCCGATGCACAACGTCAATGTCGAACGCGACCGGCTGCCGTTCCCCGACAATCATTTCGATGTCGCGCTCTGTTGCGAACTGATCGAGCATTTGCAGGAAGACCCCGTGCATATGCTGGCCGAGTTGCACCGTGTGGTGAAATGGGGCGGCCTGGTCATTGTCACGACGCCCAACATTGCCAGCGCCTTCAGCGTGCGCGAAGCGTTGGCCGGACGCACGCCCAACATCTATTCGCTTTACAACCGCCAAAGCGTGGGCGACCGCCACGCCCGCGAATACACGCCCGGCGACGTGCAGGCGGCGCTCGAAGCCGCCGGGTTCAAGGCCGTCCGGCTGTTCACCGAAAACGTCTGGCACGAGACGGAAGAAGATTTCTTGCGCTGGCTGGACGCGACCACCGAAGTGCAACGCGAACTGCGCGGCGATAACATTTACGCGGTGGGAAGGAAGCAGAGCGCGCAGATCGAGCGGTTTCCTGAGAATTTGTATGACTGAGCGGTAAAAGTGCCATGAGAATTTCAGATGGAAAAATTGAATTTGCAGAGAGTGATCTGAAAGAAGTTTTCGGGTTATTTACAAGCTGTTCAAAACAAGAACTAGATTGGAATTACGATCCCGCCCGGCAAGATTTTTTCGAGCAAATAGTTTTGTTGGAAGAGTACGAACTGACTCAAGAAAGGCGCGAGTTTGCTTTGGACGCTTTGCGAGCAACTCTGTTCTTTCTCTACCACGCAGGTTATCAATTGGAAAAAGATGGCAGAGTTGTGAGTCTGGTAGGGATTACAGATTATTTTGTTTAGCTAAGTTTTGGGCCTGTTTTCGCCGCGTTAGCGGCGGCTGAATTTAGCCGTGGGTTTTCAACCCACGGTGTTTGTCGAGCGAGCAACCCGCGTCGCGTTAGCGACGCTTGAATGAATAATTCCCGAATTTTCAATCGTCGCTGACGCGACGAAACTGCTTCGTTTTGCTACCGTGGGTTGAAAACCCACGGCTAAATTCAGCCGCCGCTAACGCGGCAAAGACAGGTTTC is a genomic window of Acidobacteriota bacterium containing:
- a CDS encoding HAD family phosphatase gives rise to the protein MPIKLIALDIDGTLLTYRSELTPRTRAAITAAQAQGVKVALVTGRRFGSAHQLIQELQLDVLLVSHNGALTKDVTTLATLGYHPLKVGLAQQVVHAGRAFGADVICCDDPHGHGVMVLEGISASNRALQRYLEKYWHAVREVEDLLTYLDHDPIQMMFSGACDPMDAFAEQLQTVLSDRIQLFKTRYRAIDLTILDALSHTASKGDSLAEIASQHGIAREEVLAIGDNFNDLTMLRYAGTGIVMGNAEDELKQMGFEVTDTNEADGVAKAIEKHVLAA
- the gmd gene encoding GDP-mannose 4,6-dehydratase, which encodes MTKKALITGITGQDGSYLTELLLGKDYEVYGIMRRSSSFNTGRIDHLYQDPHLQGRRLHLVYGDLNDASSLNKILRDVQPDEIYNLGAQSHVRVSFDIPEYTAEVGAMGTLRLLEAIRETGLKHTRFYQASSSELYGKVQEVPQTERTPFYPRSPYAVAKLYSYWITVNYRESYGLYACNGILFNHESPRRGETFVTRKVTRAAAAIKLGLQDKLYLGNLDAKRDWGYAPEFVEAMWRMLQQDEPDDFVIATGETHTVRELCETAFGHLGLDYQQHVEIDPRYFRPAEVDLLIGDPSKAKQKLGWQSQVTFKELVRIMTEADLMDLQGKQRPVG
- the ileS gene encoding isoleucine--tRNA ligase yields the protein MATEATTLDLKTTVNLPKTDFPLKGNLAQNEPLRLQKWEALGLYEKLREARAGQPLFVLHDGPPYANGNIHIGTALNKILKDFVVKSRSMMGYWAPYIPGWDCHGLPIEIKVEEELKKNKQELDRLTIRKAARVYADKYVGLQREDFKRLGVFGEWEDPYITMAPRYQANIVRAFGKFVERGAVYKGSRPVHWCISCVTSLAEAEVEYADHTSYSVYVKFAFPDAAKVDQALAGKNVSIIIWTTTPWTLPANLGISLNPKYEYNAVAVGDDVFIVANGLLEAVAQKLGWESYEIIGTYSGEAFDRLKARHPFVDRDSLLMLGDHVTLDAGTGAVHTAPGHGYEDFLIGREYGLEIYNPVDSRGYFMKDVEHFAGQRVVALNKNDADANKAVIAHLEAIGVLLKSEKFNHSYPHCWRCRNPVIFRATPQWFISMEKSGLNAEAVAACDKVEWHPSWGNERMKNMFKDRPDWNISRQRAWGVPITVFYCEDCGETLLDPKVINHVADLFEQDSADAWYERSEAELLPPGTKCAACGSGKLSKEHDILDVWFDSGCSWISTLEPRGLPYPADVYLEGGDQFRGWFNSSLVIGLAVKGTPPYHQIITYGWAVDGEGKKMSKSLGNTVEPEKVIKQSGAEIIRLWCAALDYHEDMRISNEILTRISDAYRKLRNTAKYCLGNLAGFDPATERVPFAELQELDRWALGAFNEVVKKVLTGYEQYDFMTVYQTLYSFATVELSSLYFDIIKDRLYTYAPKSLARRSAQTALYEIVHRMARLLAPILAFTADEIWENIPGATATEESVHLALFPEYESDWYDKKLLSGYESLFKSRSVVTPWIEKRRANKEIGASLRAKLLIDTNDNELLNILYSLSEEQRNAFYIVSQVVLTKIEADTLKTVYRIDLADGVKCERCWHYTTDVGADTRYPGACGRCVKNLEEMLGTA
- a CDS encoding n-acetylglutamate synthase; the encoded protein is MPLNYDNRRFTSVRNSANGEVSAATVFEYHQSGALVWATYSGGSIVYGTLIAKIDERDYLDMRYQHLNTAGELRTGRCHSRPEVLPDGRLQLHEQWQWTSGDGSAGTSVIEEIRD
- the lspA gene encoding signal peptidase II gives rise to the protein MNRKYAFWLLSFLTLIADQATKFWATARLKPVGMIEVIPGYVRFSYALNRGVAFSLFADVQFNIKWVLAAISGLAAMMVVHYLARTPFAQRLMCWSLSLLLAGILGNLIDRIRLGEVVDFIELHWRDQFTWPTFNIADSAICIGAVLLALELLKEERAGHAKPVAAAANPNPAPEEASSAE
- the lgt gene encoding prolipoprotein diacylglyceryl transferase, whose protein sequence is MFPDLFKLPFTNFTLNSYGLLLAIAFITGLFVMSRLAKRDGLPQERVYDLGLWVLASSLIGSKLLMIITEWDVYYRDHPGQIFSLDFFRSGGVFYGGFIAAIIASVVAMRLYKLPWWRTADAFAPGIAIGQAIGRLGCYSAGCCWGVPTTSALGVQFKERGHEITGVPTIVAHLTDPVQRELWSNKLGGLLAPLKLHPVQLYETGATFVIFLVLLAVTGRRRFHGQVMLAYAMLYAVVRFTIEHWRDDPRGEVWNLSTSQFIAIILFVASLIAYIWRVRKVTTTELAENAV
- a CDS encoding glycosyltransferase, which translates into the protein MRLAYFSPLPPSKSGIADYSAELLPALARGADLSVFVEKPDELRVNKNSQPYQVFDATHFDELHGQQPFDLCLYHQGNNPHHEYIYERALATPGLLVLHEHCLHHLIAWKTLGRKDEAGYWNEMFYAYGRRGARVAVARENDAASEYQQFLLPMNRRVVSRSLGIVVHNEYAAAQLEFAPGQALPVEIIPHHLSPRVYELDQLDKLECRRAFGLPEDAWIIASFGFVTQSKRIPTLLKAFKRLQAVVPNAMCLIVGEDHWKWSAAPLIAEMGLQRHVRLTGYTVERDFFRYLKAVDVVVNLRYPTAGETSGTLIRALGAGKPVIVSDHGQFGDLPDDVCLKVTAGPEEERELAARLRALACRPNLREGLGERASAWIRENNEVQRSAARYLQFAEQLIEGRKRGKARQPQPVEYKLDFKEAATIKFEHAEALDYLRNFFTDDPNASDYIRVHARRLLRTVELVPKGSASQRALELSSYLHLPLLLRHYGGYGELAVTNWWKGETREQQQTVRHAETGETLSLPMHNVNVERDRLPFPDNHFDVALCCELIEHLQEDPVHMLAELHRVVKWGGLVIVTTPNIASAFSVREALAGRTPNIYSLYNRQSVGDRHAREYTPGDVQAALEAAGFKAVRLFTENVWHETEEDFLRWLDATTEVQRELRGDNIYAVGRKQSAQIERFPENLYD